One genomic window of Vicia villosa cultivar HV-30 ecotype Madison, WI unplaced genomic scaffold, Vvil1.0 ctg.000227F_1_1, whole genome shotgun sequence includes the following:
- the LOC131625603 gene encoding uncharacterized protein LOC131625603 produces MGKVYKVVQDCELKVEWRNLLYKNIARPRACFILWLACHEKLATKDRLHRFGMIDNVSCCFCSGMESLNHLFFECTSTREIWLEVLEWIQICHIPGEWHNERHWIIQHTRGKSAKAAVLKMAITETIYEIWNMRNNKSFGKNVGNTKIGQKIIDTLIYRGWNNKKVRKYIAILMMGGL; encoded by the coding sequence ATGGGTAAAGTTTACAAGGTGGTGCAAGACTGTGAGTTAAAAGTTGAGTGGAGGAATCTACTATATAAAAACATTGCGCGTCCCCGAGCTTGTTTTATTTTGTGGTTAGCATGCCATGAAAAATTAGCTACGAAAGATCGTTTACACCGGTTTGGGATGATTGATAATGTGAGTTGTTGTTTTTGTTCGGGAATGGAATCACTAAATCACTTATTCTTTGAATGTACTAGTACAAGGGAGATATGGTTGGAAGTCTTGGAGTGGATTCAAATTTGTCACATTCCTGGAGAGTGGCACAATGAGAGGCATTGGATTATCCAACACACAAGAGGAAAGAGTGCAAAAGCTGCTGTTCTAAAAATGGCAATCACGGAAACTATATATGAGATATGGAATATGAGGAATAACAAGAGCTTTGGTAAAAATGTGGGTAACACAAAAATAGGACAGAAAATTATAGACACGCTTATTTATAGAGGATGGAATAACAAGAAGGTTAGGAAGTATATTGCTATCCTAATGATGGGAGGATTATAG
- the LOC131625604 gene encoding uncharacterized protein LOC131625604, protein MTVVTTVSYRFNVKMMMRAFNKFSKATGLVVNPLKCRLYCAGVEKEMKQDILRATGFPEGQLPFKYLGVPVTGKKLDTHHYMLLIDRIVGKIKHWTARMLLYAGRLQLIKSVTFALTNYWLQCFPFPKSVLHKIESICRILLWKGGFEGSRKFPVAWKKICKQKSHGGLDVIDIVVWNETNLIRLLWNLSGKADSLWVRWIQAYYMKTKNLMELDVKNNHTWIMKAILMQRQYG, encoded by the coding sequence ATGACAGTTGTGACTACTGTATCCTATCGGTTCAacgtgaagatgatgatgagagcTTTCAACAAGTTTTCCAAGGCAACTGGCCTAGTGGTTAACCCGCTGAAATGTAGATTATACTGCGCTGGCGttgaaaaagaaatgaaacaAGATATTCTCAGAGCGACTGGGTTCCCGGAGGGTCAACTGCCGTTCAAGTACCTAGGTGTGCCTGTGACTGGAAAGAAACTAGATACACATCATTACATGTTGCTGATTGACCGTATTGTGGGGAAAATCAAGCACTGGACAGCTCGAATGTTGTTGTACGCAGGCAGATTACAACTTATCAAAAGTGTAACATTTGCGCTAACTAATTACTGGCTGCAATGTTTTCCTTTCCCCAAAAGTGTGCTTCACAAGATTGAATCTATCTGCCGTATTTTATTATGGAAAGGTGGGTTTGAAGGTAGTCGGAAGTTTCCTGTTGCGTGGAAGAAGATATGTAAACAAAAGAGTCATGGTGGTCTCGACGTTATCGACATAGTGGTTTGGAATGAAACCAACCTGATTAGACTGCTGTGGAATTTAAGCGGTAAGGCAGATTCTCTTTGGGTACGTTGGATACAAGCATACTATATGAAAACCAAAAATCTGATGGAGCTTGACGTTAAAAATAACCATACTTGGATTATGAAGGCTATACTTATGCAACGTCAATATGGGTAA
- the LOC131625606 gene encoding uncharacterized protein LOC131625606: MISADDLTIIKPRTSHVRRPEESIRTKGSNPSSSNLREELTKEGARYVHNFIAKIVKWILDENHQVSGISVPLQIVIPDPPKSKRNDDDVHVAGSDIHMTIEDNNEEIQEDADKTNVTEDVNDIENFGADDSPRADAGTGTNVVDVDEYSDNDLVSTVNPSVAERLMTRRKGKAVMQKSLAKKADVKSPSKDSIKKKSTTVGPIKSRVVAKSFGIGPSKSWSKVVPKKRKARAVKEFESDVEVNVHDIPLKKKPTTSKLATSVPEVPIDNVSFHFAASANRWKFEHQKRLALERELAQNARNCKDIMDLIEAAGLIKSVVHLSKCYEMLVKEFDEAQPELEVSDNKVCQVITANQVRSWPLKGKLSASKLSMKYAMLHKIGVANWVPTNHKSTVPTVLGRFIYAIGTKAKFDYGTYNF, from the exons ATGATTAGCGCTGATGATTTAACGATTATAAAGCCAAGAACATCGCATGTAAGAAGACCTGAGGAAAGTATTCGTACTAAGGGCTCCAATCCCTCATCATCCAACCTTCGTgaggaacttactaaagaaggaGCAAGATATGTTCATAACTTCATAGCCAAGATTGTCAAATGGATTTTGGATGAAAATCATCAGGTATCTGGGATATCTGTCCCTTTACAAATTGTGATTCCTGATCCTCCCAAGAGCAAACGTAATGATGACGATGTTCACGTTGCTGGTAGTGACATTCACATGACTATAGAAGATAACAATGAAGAGATTCAAGAAGATGCTGATAAAACCAATGTCACTGAGGATGTCAATGACATCGAAAATTTTGGAGCTGATGATAGTCCAAGGGCAGATGCTGGAACAGGTACAAATGTTGTGGATGTAGATGAGTACTCTGACAATGATTTGGTTTCTACTGTGAACCCTAGTGTAGCCGAAAGGCTCATGACTAGGAGAAAGGGAAAAGCTGTGATGCAGAAGTCTCTTGCGAAGAAAGCTGATGTTAAAAGCCCTTCCAAAGACTCTATCAAGAAGAAGAGTACCACTGTAGGACCTATAAAGAGCAGAGTTGTGGCTAAAAGTTTTGGTATTGGTCCCTCAAAATCTTGGAGCAAGGTTGTTCCAAAGAAGAGGAAGGCAAGAGCTGTTAAAGAATTCGAGTCTGATGTTGAAGTGAATGTCCATGACATTCCATTAAAGAAGAAGCCCACAACTAGCAAGCTTGCTACTAGTGTACCTGAAGTTCCCATTGACAATGTATCCTTCCACTTTGCTGCAAGTGCAAACAGGTGGAAATTTGAGCATCAAAAGAGACTGGCCCTTGAGAGAGAATTGGCTCAAAATGCTCGTAACTGTAAGGACATAATGGACTTGATTGAGGCTGCTGGCCTAATAAAATCTGTTGTCCATCTGAGTAAATGCTATGAAATGTTGGTGAAAGA GTTTGatgaagctcaacctgagcttgaagtctCTGATAACAAGGTATGCCAAGTTATCACTGCAAACCAAGTCAGGAGCTGGCCCTTGAAAGGAAAATTGTCTGCTAGTAAACTAAGTATGAAGTATGCAATGCTACATAAGATTGGGGTTGCTAATTGGGTGCCAACAAATCACAAGTCTACTGTCCCAACTGTTCTTGGAAGATTTATCTATGCTATTGGTACAAAAGCAAAGTTTGACTATGGTACCTACAATTTTTAG